The proteins below come from a single Dermatophilaceae bacterium Soc4.6 genomic window:
- a CDS encoding UDP-N-acetylglucosamine 1-carboxyvinyltransferase: MTATASLTDTYLVKIGTLIRDARRHKGLTQAELASSLQTSQSAVARIEQGQQNLTLEMLARIGESLEAEFVSLGHSGPQHLRIVGGQKLHGSIDVKTSKNAAVALLCASLLNRGRTTLRNLARIEEVNRILEVLASIGVKTRWLPDSNDLEIVPPAVLDLAGIDIEAARRTRTVIMFLGPLMHDLDAFELPYAGGCDLGTRTVEPHMAALRPFGLDVVATHGFYEASVDRTRSPQRGIVLTERGDTVTENVLMAAARHDGTTVIRNASPNYMVQDLCFFLEKLGVRIEGIGSTTLTVTGVPVVDVDVEYSPSEDPIEAMSLLAAAVVTESQITIRRVPIEFMEIELATLEGMGMQYEMTPEYTSANGHTRLVDLTTVPGPLTAPIDKIHPLPFPGLNIDNLPFFALIGAMAQGTTMLHDWVYENRAIYLTELTKVGARVQLLDPHRVLIEGPTRWRAAEVMCPPALRPGVVVLLAMLAAPGTSVLRNVYVINRGYEDLAERLNALGATIEVFRDI, from the coding sequence ATGACTGCGACCGCCTCCCTCACCGACACCTACCTCGTGAAGATCGGCACCCTCATCCGGGACGCCCGTCGGCACAAGGGGCTGACCCAGGCCGAGCTCGCGTCGTCGCTGCAGACCAGCCAGAGCGCCGTCGCGCGCATCGAGCAGGGCCAGCAGAACCTCACCCTCGAGATGCTCGCGCGCATCGGCGAGAGCCTCGAGGCCGAGTTCGTCTCGCTCGGCCACTCGGGCCCGCAGCACCTGCGCATCGTGGGCGGTCAGAAGCTGCACGGCAGCATCGACGTCAAGACGAGCAAGAACGCCGCCGTCGCCCTGCTCTGCGCCTCGCTGCTCAACCGCGGGCGCACGACCCTGCGCAACCTCGCCCGCATCGAGGAGGTCAACCGCATCCTCGAGGTGCTCGCCTCGATCGGCGTCAAGACCCGCTGGCTGCCCGACAGCAACGACCTCGAGATCGTGCCGCCCGCCGTGCTCGACCTCGCCGGCATCGACATCGAGGCGGCGCGCCGCACGCGCACCGTCATCATGTTCCTCGGCCCGCTGATGCACGACCTCGACGCCTTCGAGCTGCCGTATGCCGGTGGCTGCGACCTCGGCACCCGCACGGTCGAGCCGCACATGGCGGCCCTGCGCCCCTTCGGGCTCGACGTCGTCGCCACCCACGGCTTCTACGAGGCCAGCGTCGACCGCACCCGCTCGCCGCAGCGCGGCATCGTGCTCACCGAGCGCGGCGACACCGTCACCGAGAACGTGCTGATGGCCGCGGCGCGCCACGACGGCACCACCGTCATCCGCAACGCGAGCCCCAACTACATGGTGCAGGACCTGTGCTTCTTCCTGGAGAAGCTGGGCGTGCGCATCGAGGGCATCGGCAGCACCACCCTGACCGTGACGGGCGTGCCGGTCGTCGACGTCGACGTGGAGTACTCCCCCTCCGAGGACCCGATCGAGGCCATGAGCCTGCTCGCCGCGGCCGTCGTCACCGAGTCGCAGATCACCATCCGCCGCGTGCCCATCGAGTTCATGGAGATCGAGCTCGCGACCCTCGAGGGCATGGGCATGCAGTACGAGATGACCCCGGAGTACACCTCGGCCAACGGGCACACCCGCCTGGTGGACCTCACCACGGTGCCCGGCCCGCTCACCGCCCCCATCGACAAGATCCACCCGCTGCCCTTCCCCGGGCTCAACATCGACAACCTGCCGTTCTTCGCCCTCATCGGGGCCATGGCCCAGGGCACGACGATGCTGCACGACTGGGTCTACGAGAACCGCGCGATCTACCTCACGGAGCTGACCAAGGTGGGCGCCAGGGTGCAGCTGCTCGACCCGCACCGGGTGCTCATCGAGGGCCCGACCCGATGGCGCGCCGCCGAGGTCATGTGCCCCCCGGCGCTGCGTCCCGGCGTCGTCGTGCTGCTGGCGATGCTGGCCGCCCCCGGCACCTCGGTGCTGCGCAACGTCTACGTCATCAACCGCGGCTACGAAGACCTCGCCGAGCGCCTCAACGCCCTCGGCGCCACCATCGAGGTCTTCCGCGACATCTGA